The nucleotide sequence CGTGAATAATAACTCTCATATTCATGGGAATAAATGGCACCTCCATATTGGGCATGATTGTGTGTAAAATCACTGTTAAATACATAAAATTCGCTTGTTCCGTCATTATAAACTGCACCTGCATGAGTGGCCGAATTGTTTATGAATCTAGAGCTGTCAATGACTTTCACTTCATTGACGGCACCTCCTGTGCCTGTAGCGGAATTGTTTGTGAAAGTACAGTTCACTATCAAATCACTTTTGAATATGGCTCCTCCGGAACTTGCTTTATTGCCAATAAATAGTGAGTTGTAGTAGCGTGACTGGGTAAATTTGCTCATTCCGCTGTTTGTTCTTATCATTTGCCATTCTGTGTTGTAAATAGCTCCTCCGCTTTCTGGGGAGGTATTGTTTATGAATCGGGAGTCATAGACGTTCAGGTATTTGCTGGTATAAAGAGCTCCGCCTGAATCGGCATCCGCATGGTTGTTTATGAAATCTGAGCGATAGATGTTCAGATTGTCATAGGAATATACTGCTCCTCCACCATAACCTCCAAATGGATTTTTATAATATTGATCGTCATTTCCGGTAACGGAATTGTTCATGAAACTGGAATCATAAATGTTTATCTTATTGTGGGAGCTTATAGCGCCTCCTGAATTTTTAGCAGAGTTGTTTTCAAAGATGCAGTTTAAAAATTCATTTATATATGCATTGGAAAATACTGATCCGCCTGAGTTTGCAGAGTTATCTGTAAATGAGCAATTTTCAAAAGTGTTTCGATAGACGCTGGACATTACAGCCCCTCCATTGTATGGGGCGGCGTTTCCTGTGAAATTTGTGGATGTAAACATTACTTTTCCAAGACCTTCCATATAGACTGCAGAACCGTGTATGTCTGCTGTGTTGGCCTCAAAGTGTGAATCTATTATGTATGTGCTTTTGCCTGAAATCAGATAGAGTCCTGCACCCATTTTGGCTGAGTTATTGATAAATCTGCAGTTATTTAAAGTGATGTCGAATAATGAATAGATTCCACCTCCGTTTTGAAGAGCATGTGAATTTATGAAGCTGCAGTTGTTCAATGTGACGTTTTTAGCTGCAATAAATATTCCTCCACCGTTTGAGGATTGTGTATTGCTGAATATGATGTCATTTAAAACGACATTGTCTGCGTCAATGTAAAATCCTGCGGCTTTACCGAGTCCGTTTATAATGTGTCCGTTACCGTTTATGGTTAAAGACCTGTTTACATGCACGCCATATTCTCCATCATCGAATTTTTCACTGTAGAGATAATCCTTGTCAAGGCTGACGATGTCTTTTGCATTGTTTATAAGATCCTGAATTGCATTAAATGAGGTATCGTCATCATTCTTTTTGACTGTAAAGTTGAAAGTGACGATATTGGACTCAAAGAGATTGTCCTTGTACTGTGCGGACAGTGTGTGGTATCCTTCCTCAAGATTGACATTCAGATTTGCCGCTCCGTTCCTGATTTGGGCATAATATGTGCGGTTATCGATTATGAATTTTACAAGACAATAGTTGATGAAATCGGTGTCAACGTCACTGAATTCGACTCTGATATTGAAATTATTTGTGTTTACTGTGTCAAATTCATCTATTTTTATTGTGATGTCTTCCAGATTGATGTTTTGGGTAAATGCCTTTATGCATGCAACATGGCATGAATCCGCATAGTCATAAAGGTCAAACCAGGTTTCACCGTCAAGACTTATGAATGAAACGTTCCGGCTGAAAGTCTTTTTGGTAATTTCTTCTGCAGAACATACGGGGATGCAGTTGTAGCCTTTGTTGTGATTGTTTACGGCAATTGTAAACTCATCGCCTTCATCCAGCTGAATGATTGTGTTGAATGCTATTGTGGAATATCCTGCTGATGAAGTTCCGTCCTGTGAGAAAGCAAATTCACCGTTTTTATAAACTGAAACGGTAAAATTGGTCAGTCTGTCAAAATATGTTGAAAAGGCAGAAAGAATGCTGTCATTATCAGCTTTGAATGTGTTTTTAAATGATATTGTATCCATATAATGATAAAACTCGCTTACTCCTGCAAAATCATACTGATATATTTTGGTATAAGGATTAACGTCACTGAAAACGAATGTATATGCATGAAGGTTCGGATAAATCTGTTCTGATATCTTTTCATCATATGAAAGGTATCCGAAACCGCCGTTCTCCCAGTCGGGTCCCCAGCTGTTTTTAAATATCCATGCACCATTTGAAGAATTGCCCAGTGAGTCATATCCTCTGTAATTGTCGTCCCAGCCTACAAGTGAAACTGAATGGTAGTCATTTCCCCACTTGAATGTTACTGAAACTGCACCGTTGTCCCTTATTGCCATTTTATACATGTAGTTGTCAGAGCTGTCGGCACGTGCAGGCAGGAACTTGACGTTCTGGATGTGGAACATCGGATTTTGAAGAACTGATATGGATGAGTAGTCGTCATAGTCTTCATTGGACTCATCAATAGGTCCTATCCAGCTTGTAAGGTAACTCAGTATCATTGATTCATATCCTGCATAGTTGGTTTCAAGCTTCATACCGTAAACAGAATATGCTGCCATGAGGTTTTTGGCATTTTCCTCTGAAAAGTCATAGGAAACACCGGTTGCTTTGCTCAGGCAGGTTTCAAGGGTTGCAATACCTGAAAATGCCCAGCAGTTACCGCCATCCTTCTGGTCCTTGACGGAACTGACGTATCCGTAGTCATTTGAATTGTAATATGATGAAAGCACTTCAATTTCGCTTGGAAGTGATGTGAAATCCGCAAATGAACTGTTGATGAGGCTTACAGGATTGAATGATGAGGCTTCATAGATATTGTCGTATTTGGTACTCAGAAATGAATTTCCAAAATCTATTGTGCATGTGTAACTGTTAATCATGTCTGAAAGGTCAATGCTGTAGTTTCCAATAAGAGTATGCCCTTCAAACAGATTATTTCTTGAACCAGTGTATAGATTGCCTGGAAGTCCATTATTGTATAATGATATGTCAATGTCTTCAAACAGATAGACGTTGAGTTTAGGATTTACAAGCCTGTCTGTGAAGCTGATATTGACCGAAATTCTGTGCTTTATCTCATCTGTGATGACGGATGTCAGTTTCAGCTCATCGTCAGTGTCATATATTGTCATATTTACCATACTGTCATAGACTTCATAAACCGGATATGGGAAATATAATGTTGTAGCTGTGGAAGACAGCTGATAAAATATGGGGTTACTTATGATATAATAATCTTCGCCGTTTAAACTTGCTGTAAATTCTGCAAAAGCATAATAATCATTGCCGAAGTAATTAGGTTTGACGTCCTGTTTTTTGCCGTCATAAAATATTGCCGCTCCTTCATTTGCAAAGGCATCTCCAAATGAATTGGATTCCAGATTATATTCGTTCGGAATCCTGGTATAGATTACGCCTCCAATTTCTGCACGGGAAACATAAAACTGGTTTAAATAAACGTTCAGTGTTCCGTAGATGTCATAGATGACTCCTCCGTAGTGGGTTGCATGGTTATGCCCGTATCTGCTGCGGTAAGAGTCCAGAACAGAGTTTATGTTGCATACTGCACCACCAAATTCAGCACTGTTTCCATGAATGTCTGAATTAAAAATGTGAAGTTCACTTTTTGAGTTGTAAACAGCACCTCCGCCGTCTGTTATAGACTTGGAATTGTTTAAACTGCTTTCTTTAATTGTTATATGTGAATTCAGTGATGCAATACTTCCTCCAAAACTGAATGATACTGAATCGTCAAATTTGGACTGATATATCATGACATTGGAATTTTCACAGTAGATGGAACCTCCATAATACGCAGTATATGTTCCATATCTGTTCACGGTAGCATCATCATCACTTGAACTGGTATATGCTGAAAATTGCACGTTATGAATGTTTAAATTTGAATTCAGACAATAGATTGCACCGCCTTTATAGGTAGCGGAATAATGCATGAATACTGTATTTGAAATGGATATGTTTGAATTTATTGCTGCAATGACTCCTCCGTTGAATGCGTCATAAACTCTTTGGAAGTAACATCCATTCAAAATTAGTGTGGATTTGACATTGCCTGGAGGGTCACAGACTATTATTCCTCCATATGAGCTGTCAAAAAGTCCTGAACCGGATTCAATCTCCGGCAAGTTTTGAGGGTCAAACACGTCATTTCCTTCAAAGGAACAGGTGTCCGCTTTCAGTGTGGCCTGATTGAGGATATTTACATTGTTTAAAATCAGATTGTACATCTCAAGATAGGAATTTTGTCTAATTATAAAATCATACTTGTCGGATACTTTGGAGCTTATTACTGCTCTTCCTGTTCCGATTAACTTTGCCTGGCTAATTGTGCATGTGCTTTCCAGTTCGTAAGTTCCCTGTGCAAAGTATGCTGTAACTCCTGGGGTTATTCGCTCTGCATATAAATATTTGTATGGATTTTTCTTTGATCCGTTACCGTCTCTTTCGGCAGATGCATCAAAATAGATTATATTGATATCCTGTGAAATGTTTGCATCGGATTGGGTGATTTCAGTATTGTATGTGTCTGTTCTGCTGTTGTTTTTAAATACGCAGTTGATTGCAGATTTACCATACATTGCCCCTCCCATTCCGGATGCACTGTTGCCTTCAAAATAACTGTTTTTTACTTCTGTCTGGTATAATGCACCACCGTCTCGGGCAGTATTGTTTGCAAAATAACATGTATCTACAGTAAGGGAGTTTCCATGTATCGCTCCGCCGTAATCAGCATGATTTTCAATGAACATACAGTTTTCAGTTCTAAAACCATTGTAGATTGCGCCGCCGTAGTCTGCATAATTTTCAATGAATGTTGAGTTCCGGCATCCTCCTTCAAAGCTTGCACCACCAAATATGGCTGAATTTCCAAGGAAAATACAGTTTATAGCCCAGCCGTATCTCATTGCACCCCCGTAATCTGCAGAGTTTTCAATGAAAGTACAATTCTCACATATCACGCTATTGACGGCGCCGGCTATCCATGATGCGGTGTTTGCAGTAAATGTGCAGTCAACAACTCTGCAGTATTCGGGAAACTGAATGCTGATTGCTCCTCCTTCATTTGCAGAGTTTTCAGTGAAACTGCAGTTAGTGATTGAATATATTTTCATATTTGAACCGAGATAATAAGCACCTCCTTCATGATATGCGAAATTTCCGGTGAAAATGCAGTTTTCAAAAGAACCACCGCAGCTTGCCCCGCCCCGGTAATTTGCGCTGTTTTGTGTAAATCTGCAGTTTACACAGTCAGCGCCAGTGACTGCACCTCCAAAGCCTGCTGTGTTTCGGGTAAAATTACAGTTTGCTGCACTACATTTGCCGTTGATGGCTCCTCCATTGTCTGCTGTATTTCCATTGATAAAGTTGATGTCATGAAAAACAACGTTTGAATTGGCAACATTAAAAATCCTTGCGGAATTGTTCCCGTCAAGAGTAAATCCGTTACCCCACACGGTTATGGCTCGGTCAATGACTATTCCTTTCTTAAATTCCTCATCAAAATCAGAATTAAATGTATAATTGTGTTTCAGGTAAATTTCAGAATTATCGTTGCTGTTTATTTCACTGTTTAAATCAGAAAAAGTTCTGGCCGTTTGCATATCATTGAGTGAATCTTCATAAACTGCGCTGTTTTGTGATTGCGGAAAAGTTTCTGTGGTCTGATTAACTTCATTTGCACTGGCCACTGATATGCTTGCGATAACAATCAGTAATAATAAGAGTGAAAAAACCTTTTTATTAAATATATTTAAACTGTACATGTTCGATATATATTCCGTTAATTTTGAATTTTTTTAAAATCATGGTCTGATTTTTTCATAGGCATAGTTTCCGGCCAGTATAATCACAAAGAGTACAAATATTGCAATAGGTATTGTTATGTAATTATTGCTTTGAATTGCTTTAACAATTCTGGATGGGCTGTATGAATCTTTATCTGAACCGGAATCGGGATTTAACAGGTCTGATATTACATTGCCTAAGCCGGTAAATGCATTTGAAATAGTGCTGGTTCTTATGCCTCTTCGTGCAACATTGGATATGCCTATTTCGCCCTGGGAAGATGATGAACCTTCACCTGATTGTCCCTGTGTGCTGCTTTTACCGTTATTAGTTTCGGAATTTCCTCCATTTTCGTTCGGGTTTGGATCGTTTTCGTTTTCATGCTGATTTTCATTTTCCTGATCTGTTTGAGGGTTTTGATTTGGCTTTGGTATATTTTCACCGCTGTATCCTCTACTTGTTCCTTTAACAGTACTTGCATAGTGGCTGGTATGCTGTGTTGAACTTCTATCAGCACTGGTTCTTGTAACATTTGATGAAATTTTTGAGGTAACTTCAATTGTGCATCCCAGATAATTGTTTACCATGTCGCTGTCGTTGGAATCTGTTGTTGCATTTAAGGAAATGAGATAGCTTCCTTTTTGTTTGATTGTTGTAAATATTGTAAGGACTGCATCTGTTGTGCTGTCTAAATTGCCTATGTTCCAGATTCCGCTTTCGGATGAATATAATCCGTGTGTAGCGTTGTATGATGCAATTTCAAATTCTTCAGGTATGCTTATAAAGACTTTTGAATTTTTTGCCACTCCTTCAGCGTTTTTCGCTGTAATGATAAGTGGAACATCAAAATTCATCTCGTTGATTCCAAATGTGGTTTTTTTGACGTCACCGAGTTTTATTTCAACTGATAAGTCTGAACTGTCGGCGGAAGATAATTCTATAGGATTTTCTTCTGATTCAATCTCCACATTTGCCATGTCCTCACTAACCGGAATGTCCAAAATTGGCGCTTCATCAGATGAAGTCACGTTCAAATCCATATCTTCGATTGCTGTGGCGCTTCCAAGTAAAAATAGCATAGTCAAAATCAGCATCACTGCAAAGGGATATTTGTATTTCATTTTTCCACCAATGTTTATCAAATGCTTAACGATTTGATATTGTATATTGTATTTATATTTGATTTGTACATTAAATTAATGTTTTGGTTTTCTTTATCCAATTAAAATTTAATAATTTTTATATATTCTTCATTTTTTTTCATTTCAGTTGGCTATGGTTAATGATACTGTTCATATTTTGAGATGAAATTTACACTATCTTTTAGTTTTGATTGGTGAGTTAAGGGCTCTGGGCGGGTGTAAAATATTCATTACATCTAATTTTTCTTTAATCGTGGTTTAAAGATATTTCACAATAGTATACAATTAAATATAGCTAATGATAAAGTTATTATCATGTTTAACAGAAAGGTCTTCTTGCTTTTATTCTTATTTTTAATAATTGTCGCAACAGCGTCTGCAGTCAGTGCAAGTGATCTGGCCAATGATACTGTAGCGGACTCAGATAGTGATAAGATTGAAGCAAACGAAAATAATAATATAAAAATCGATGATGAAATAATCGGGGCATCTGATGGGGATGTCCTGAAAGATGATGCTCAATGGGGAACATTCACAAATCTTCAAAAGATTATTGATAATGCAGAAGAAGGGGTTTCAATTACATTCTATTCCAATTATTACTGTGATGATGAATTTGCCAACAGTGGGAAGTATGGAATAGAAATCAGAAAACCCATAACAATCGATGCTCAGGGCAATACCTGGGATGCATGCCATAAAACCGGTGTTTTGCTTATATACAGCGATGGTGTTACAATCAACAACCTGAATCTGATTAATGGTCATGATGAGGAATATTCGGGTGCAGGTGCTTACATCAGAAGCAATGTGGCTACATTCAATAACTGTAATTTCATAAACAATACTGCAGGAAGCAACGGCGGAGCAATTGACACCACGGGTGCTCTTTTTCTTAACCACTGCATTTTCTACAATAATGTTGCTTTAGGAGATGGGGGTGCAATATATGCATATTACCCTATTTATGCCAGTGCGTCTTTAATTATCAATGATACAGTTTTCGATTATAACGGGGCAAAAGGTAACGGCGGTGCCATTTATCTTGACTGCTTTAACCGTGACGGATATTTTGTTGATGGTGCTATAAGCACATATATAAGTCAGTCCATTTTCACAAACAATGATGCAGGTTATCCGGATGCATACGGTACAGGTGAAGCAGGCTACGGTGGAGCAATATTCAATTTTCAGTATTGTGATATTGAAGACACAGAATTCAGCTATAATTATGCAATAAACGGCGGCGGAGCAATATATTCAAACAACGGTATTAGCAATGATAACGGAACCGTTACCCAAATATTCGGTTTGAACATTCACGGCGCTTCCAGGTTCATTGATAATGGCGCCGGAAGATATGGGGGTGCAATCAAGATGTATGCTAATCCGACTTATCTTAAAAAAGGCATCAAGGGTGTTTTAAACATTTATGATGGGGTTCTCTTTGAAGAAAACAGAGCACAAACCGGCGGAGCATTATCAATCATAGACAGCAACTCAAATATCGAGAATGCTCTTTTCATAAACAATCATGCCGAAAAAGAAGGGATAGTTGAAGGCGGAAAATTAGTAAACTGTTATTTTGAAGGAAACAGCGAACCGATCACTTCCAGAACTTCTGTAGTTTGTGATGTCAAACCTCAAATAACTATTAAACAGTCAGGTACATATTATCCGGACAAAAAAATGACTATAACTCTAAAAGATTCCGGGACTGGACTGGTGATGGTGAATCAAAAACTGACAATTGTATTTTCAAACGGTAAAACTGCTACTGTAACAACTAACTTAAATGGAGTGGCCACTTATGCTGTTCCTTTCACAGGAACCGTTACTGCAACAGTCAGCTATTCCGGAACAGGTATCAAGTACAGTTCAAGCCAGAAAGTAGTAATCAAAAAGGCAACTCCAAAGATAACAGCTGCCAAAAAGACTTATAAAGTGAAACTGAAAACCAAATCATACACAGTAACTCTTAAAGTCAACAACAAGGTTATGAAAAGCACAAAACTTACCTTAAACGTCAACGGTAAAACCTACAGTGCAAAAACCAATTCCAAAGGTCAGGCTACTTTTAAAATCAACAAACTGACTAAAAAAGGCACTTTCAATGCAGTCATCAAATTTGCCGGCAATTCCTACTACAACAAGGCATCTAAAACCGTAAAAATAACAACCAAGTAAAGGCTTTGCCTTTACTACTTATTTTTTTTCTTTAAACATGTAATTTGTATTTTAGTTTAACATTTCTGTTTTTTTTAGTGATGATTAATGAATAGTTAATTTTAGTTTCATCAATTTTGCAGTGTGGCCGTAATTTTTTCAGGATTTAAAAAAAATAGTTTTTTTTTAGCTGATTTTCAGGTGGTTGAAGATTTTTTCCATGTGGTGGATGGCATCTTGGACCTCATCTGGTGTGATGTCAATGAATGGCTCATAATCAGCTTTAACTCTCAAATCAAATAGGTCATTTAGTTCACTTTGCATATTTTTTTCTCCAAATTTATTTAATGCTTCTCGAACTTGCTTGTGTTCCCCCATTCGAGTTTCACTGTCATCAAATTCCCATGGACGTTTGATTTTAAAGTTTTTAATGTCTTCAAGCCATAATTTGCAGTATAGGTATGCACTGTAGTATGCTCTGTTGATTATGCTTGCATTAACACACCATTCATCACAGTTCTCTGGAATTAATTGATTTTTTAACATTTTCATGCGTAATGTTAACAGATACAGTTGGAATTGGGGATATTTTTCAATATCGATTGTTCACCTCCATTTATAAGATATTATTGTATTTCTTGAAAATTGGGTGATGCCATGAACTTTTGAAAATTTGTCCATGTGGTCGTAAAGTTCTGATAATGTTTGATCAAGAACTTCTTCACTTGTTCCATTCACTTTTTCAAAACGGAAGATATAATCCTGTGTATCGATGTCCGGTCGTTCCTGTAATGTCATTTCACCTAAAAAGTCGTAGTTTTTTGCAAAACTTTGGATTTCTTTGGTGTAGAGTTCTTTTGCAGGTTCCATCTGCCTTTTGAATCTTTCAAGTCTTGTTGTCATTTTTCACCTCACAAATTTTCATGGAAAATCCGGGTTTCCTGTTTATTATATTTTATTTAATTAAATATAAATTTAACCTTTTTTAATTCTTTTATTTGTGAATTGGAGTCATTTTTGTGAAGTTAGAACAATTTTGATAAGTGAGTGCAATTTTTAATTTGGTTGGGAAAATTTTCATATATCTGGTGAATTTTTTGATATTATTTTTAATTGTGTTTTTTTCTGTTAAAAATAGTTTTTTTAAAATTTAATGCTTATATTGCAGGATTTACTCCTACAATACCAACCTTAAGCATTAAATTCTATTATCAATCTTTCGAGATTTCCTCAATGGAGGTGTTCTCTTGTGAATATTTTAATGGAAAATAGTATATAAATGTAATCATTTGATATGGGTAGTTAGATGGTGTTTTTTCTGTTAAAAATAGTTTTTTTTAAAATTTAATGCCTATATTGCAGGATTTANNNATCTTTCGAGATTTCCTCAATGGAGGTGTTCTCTTGTGAATATTTTAGAGGAGATAGTATATAAATGTAATCATTTTTGAAATATGTAGTTGGATAGTGTCTTCTCTGGTAAAAAGACCTCCGCGAAAACATTTAGGGTATTTTCTAAACGTCCTTCATTGAAAATTGATTTTTGTCCAATTACATATCTGGAGGTGTCTGTGAGATATTATATATTTTGTTTGATGATGGTTATCATGTTTTTGATATTAAACATGTAAGTCACCATTAGAAATATAATTATCTCCATTGGAGACACCTCCCTTTAGATTGGTTGTGTAGGAGACATCATTCAATTTTTTTAAGAAATTGATGATGGTTGCTGAGTATGTTTTTGAAATTATTTTCATACTCACCACCTCCTTTTTAGTTTATTGGAGGCCTGTTTGAAGGTTATTTTTCTTTATCTTTTTATTTAAATCTTGTTGAAGTCATTAAGTAAAATTGCTCTCATTTCATTTAGATTATCTCTTTTAGATCTTTTGTAGTGGTTTATTATTCATTTTGATGCTGAGTTTATGGCGGGTTCATATGCCTTTTTGATCCATTGGAGTTTCTGTATTTTTAATTTTGGATGGTTTAAAAGTGTT is from uncultured Methanobrevibacter sp. and encodes:
- a CDS encoding lectin like domain-containing protein, which produces MYSLNIFNKKVFSLLLLLIVIASISVASANEVNQTTETFPQSQNSAVYEDSLNDMQTARTFSDLNSEINSNDNSEIYLKHNYTFNSDFDEEFKKGIVIDRAITVWGNGFTLDGNNSARIFNVANSNVVFHDINFINGNTADNGGAINGKCSAANCNFTRNTAGFGGAVTGADCVNCRFTQNSANYRGGASCGGSFENCIFTGNFAYHEGGAYYLGSNMKIYSITNCSFTENSANEGGAISIQFPEYCRVVDCTFTANTASWIAGAVNSVICENCTFIENSADYGGAMRYGWAINCIFLGNSAIFGGASFEGGCRNSTFIENYADYGGAIYNGFRTENCMFIENHADYGGAIHGNSLTVDTCYFANNTARDGGALYQTEVKNSYFEGNSASGMGGAMYGKSAINCVFKNNSRTDTYNTEITQSDANISQDINIIYFDASAERDGNGSKKNPYKYLYAERITPGVTAYFAQGTYELESTCTISQAKLIGTGRAVISSKVSDKYDFIIRQNSYLEMYNLILNNVNILNQATLKADTCSFEGNDVFDPQNLPEIESGSGLFDSSYGGIIVCDPPGNVKSTLILNGCYFQRVYDAFNGGVIAAINSNISISNTVFMHYSATYKGGAIYCLNSNLNIHNVQFSAYTSSSDDDATVNRYGTYTAYYGGSIYCENSNVMIYQSKFDDSVSFSFGGSIASLNSHITIKESSLNNSKSITDGGGAVYNSKSELHIFNSDIHGNSAEFGGAVCNINSVLDSYRSRYGHNHATHYGGVIYDIYGTLNVYLNQFYVSRAEIGGVIYTRIPNEYNLESNSFGDAFANEGAAIFYDGKKQDVKPNYFGNDYYAFAEFTASLNGEDYYIISNPIFYQLSSTATTLYFPYPVYEVYDSMVNMTIYDTDDELKLTSVITDEIKHRISVNISFTDRLVNPKLNVYLFEDIDISLYNNGLPGNLYTGSRNNLFEGHTLIGNYSIDLSDMINSYTCTIDFGNSFLSTKYDNIYEASSFNPVSLINSSFADFTSLPSEIEVLSSYYNSNDYGYVSSVKDQKDGGNCWAFSGIATLETCLSKATGVSYDFSEENAKNLMAAYSVYGMKLETNYAGYESMILSYLTSWIGPIDESNEDYDDYSSISVLQNPMFHIQNVKFLPARADSSDNYMYKMAIRDNGAVSVTFKWGNDYHSVSLVGWDDNYRGYDSLGNSSNGAWIFKNSWGPDWENGGFGYLSYDEKISEQIYPNLHAYTFVFSDVNPYTKIYQYDFAGVSEFYHYMDTISFKNTFKADNDSILSAFSTYFDRLTNFTVSVYKNGEFAFSQDGTSSAGYSTIAFNTIIQLDEGDEFTIAVNNHNKGYNCIPVCSAEEITKKTFSRNVSFISLDGETWFDLYDYADSCHVACIKAFTQNINLEDITIKIDEFDTVNTNNFNIRVEFSDVDTDFINYCLVKFIIDNRTYYAQIRNGAANLNVNLEEGYHTLSAQYKDNLFESNIVTFNFTVKKNDDDTSFNAIQDLINNAKDIVSLDKDYLYSEKFDDGEYGVHVNRSLTINGNGHIINGLGKAAGFYIDADNVVLNDIIFSNTQSSNGGGIFIAAKNVTLNNCSFINSHALQNGGGIYSLFDITLNNCRFINNSAKMGAGLYLISGKSTYIIDSHFEANTADIHGSAVYMEGLGKVMFTSTNFTGNAAPYNGGAVMSSVYRNTFENCSFTDNSANSGGSVFSNAYINEFLNCIFENNSAKNSGGAISSHNKINIYDSSFMNNSVTGNDDQYYKNPFGGYGGGAVYSYDNLNIYRSDFINNHADADSGGALYTSKYLNVYDSRFINNTSPESGGAIYNTEWQMIRTNSGMSKFTQSRYYNSLFIGNKASSGGAIFKSDLIVNCTFTNNSATGTGGAVNEVKVIDSSRFINNSATHAGAVYNDGTSEFYVFNSDFTHNHAQYGGAIYSHEYESYYSRFISNTIINDSRFAENTADNVRGCIYSMGKVNVNHTEFRNNSAIYGGAVYGNDEINIIKSIFTDNIAGQSGGAVYMSGNGNHTVINCEFTNNTSNFGGAIFALNNAEISYSLFKDNTGHSYGGAIDFYKNGTYTLTASSFEANSANYGGAIYIYAPDEESMAYLNVSKCNFTQNNALRSGGAFYSDASTKIEESNLTNNTATWGSALYSTGYISVDNTNITSGQDIPAIEYSYHYRDENPAYGKLDLKNNTIDVKGEIVHYNVNGIDSSMPLYLVFANLNTVKGKTVSICRLEDDEGNSVYTTGLGKLNITLTDQSKNRVQLLLNYSKDYEGYYLDTSSLDYGTYTISGTLTNDQLKYSTKPAVLQITDEFGRTAPAIIASALVKVYGKSDKLVITLKDSTGNVISDAPLSVEVNGKTTFLVTDSKGRDSMKINLAPNTYYAQISFEDNGYYTSAHTTVKVTVKKATPKLTAKKKTFKVKTKSKKYTITLKNNLGKVMKKVKVTIKVKGKTYTAKTNSKGIATFKLKLTKKGTFKATVTYKGSKYYNKVSKKVKITVK
- a CDS encoding HEPN domain-containing protein is translated as MKMLKNQLIPENCDEWCVNASIINRAYYSAYLYCKLWLEDIKNFKIKRPWEFDDSETRMGEHKQVREALNKFGEKNMQSELNDLFDLRVKADYEPFIDITPDEVQDAIHHMEKIFNHLKIS